One part of the bacterium genome encodes these proteins:
- a CDS encoding GTPase domain-containing protein — protein sequence MALINQATHEISCKLVFYGPGLGGKTTNLRYIYEKVSPGSKGQLISLATELDRTLFFDFMPLDLGSIHGFKTKFHLYTVPGQVFYNASRKLVLRGVDGIVFVADSQTERFADTLESFKNLGENLAEMKLTLESLPLVLQYNKRDLPNSVTLDELNTKLNPQGFPYFEAVANQGIGVLDTLKALSKMVLGNVGKRIS from the coding sequence ATGGCCCTCATCAATCAAGCCACCCACGAAATAAGCTGCAAGCTGGTATTCTACGGCCCGGGCCTGGGCGGAAAGACCACCAACCTGCGCTACATCTACGAAAAGGTCTCCCCCGGCTCCAAGGGCCAGCTTATATCGCTGGCCACCGAGCTGGACCGGACCCTGTTCTTTGACTTCATGCCCCTGGACCTGGGAAGCATTCACGGGTTTAAGACTAAATTCCATTTGTACACCGTACCGGGCCAGGTCTTCTACAATGCCTCGCGCAAACTGGTGCTGCGGGGAGTGGACGGGATAGTGTTCGTGGCCGATTCCCAGACCGAGAGGTTTGCAGACACCCTGGAAAGTTTTAAGAACCTGGGTGAGAACCTGGCCGAGATGAAGCTGACACTGGAAAGCCTGCCCCTGGTTTTGCAGTACAACAAGCGCGACCTGCCCAACAGCGTCACCCTGGACGAATTGAACACCAAGCTTAATCCCCAGGGTTTCCCCTATTTTGAGGCCGTAGCCAACCAAGGCATCGGGGTACTGGACACTTTGAAAGCCCTGTCCAAGATGGTGCTGGGGAATGTCGGGAAAAGGATCAGTTAA
- the glgA gene encoding glycogen synthase GlgA encodes MSRRPLHIVTVSSEVHPFAKTGGLADVAGALPRALARLGHQNTVILPAYRMIDRRKFNVTETGQTITCSIEDVSHRINILKSDHLPGINTLLLDHPAFSDRPELYGTAAGDYPDNAFRFALFCLAAVELIETLKQPPDVVHCHDWQTGLIPALIKCASTRKPFWEKARTVFTIHNLAYQGVFPKEQYTLTGLPEKCFALDGLEFYGQVNYLKGGIFFSDRLTTVSPTYASEILTPEQGFQLDGALKAKKNVLTGIINGIDYGEWDPATDKYLTLNYDQARIANKSTLKRILYKKLGLVHSGNRPLLAMVTRLAGQKGCDLVLEAVDELVELGCDLAVLGTGEQRYHDAFERKKRLYPQNFGLSLSFDPGLSHLMYTGSDMFLMPSLYEPCGLGQMIALRYGSIPVARRTGGLADTIVDYEPSFSDSNGFLFDGFNSPELVSAVKRALQVYRKKEEWSLLTRQAMSGDFSWDRSALRYQGLYYSMLEEK; translated from the coding sequence TTGAGCCGGCGGCCGCTGCACATAGTGACGGTTTCCTCCGAGGTCCATCCCTTTGCCAAGACCGGGGGCCTGGCCGATGTGGCCGGAGCCCTGCCCCGGGCCCTGGCCCGGCTGGGACATCAGAACACAGTCATTCTGCCGGCCTACCGGATGATTGACCGCCGGAAGTTCAATGTCACGGAAACCGGCCAGACCATAACCTGTTCCATCGAAGATGTCAGCCACCGCATCAATATCCTCAAGTCAGACCACCTGCCGGGCATCAACACTTTGCTTCTGGATCATCCGGCCTTCTCGGATCGTCCCGAACTTTACGGCACCGCTGCCGGAGATTACCCGGACAACGCCTTCCGCTTCGCCCTTTTCTGCCTGGCCGCCGTTGAACTGATCGAAACTTTAAAACAGCCGCCCGATGTGGTCCACTGCCATGACTGGCAGACCGGACTGATCCCTGCCTTGATAAAATGCGCTTCGACCCGGAAACCATTTTGGGAAAAGGCAAGAACAGTTTTCACCATCCACAATCTGGCTTATCAGGGTGTGTTCCCAAAAGAGCAATATACGCTGACCGGACTTCCAGAAAAATGCTTCGCCCTAGATGGCCTGGAATTTTACGGCCAGGTGAATTACCTCAAGGGCGGCATCTTCTTCTCCGACCGGCTGACCACGGTCAGTCCCACTTATGCCAGTGAGATACTGACCCCTGAACAGGGCTTTCAGCTTGACGGGGCGCTTAAGGCCAAGAAAAACGTTCTGACCGGGATCATCAACGGAATCGATTACGGTGAATGGGACCCGGCCACCGACAAATACCTGACGCTGAACTATGATCAGGCCCGGATAGCCAACAAGAGCACCCTTAAGCGCATCCTCTATAAAAAACTGGGATTGGTCCATTCCGGGAACCGCCCCCTGCTGGCCATGGTCACCAGGCTGGCCGGCCAGAAGGGCTGCGACCTGGTGCTGGAAGCAGTGGATGAACTGGTGGAGCTGGGCTGCGACCTGGCCGTGCTGGGAACGGGGGAACAAAGGTATCATGATGCTTTTGAGCGGAAAAAACGCCTCTACCCCCAGAATTTTGGCTTGAGCCTGAGCTTCGACCCCGGCCTCTCTCATCTGATGTACACCGGCTCCGACATGTTCCTGATGCCCTCGCTTTACGAGCCTTGCGGCCTGGGGCAGATGATAGCCCTGCGCTACGGCAGCATCCCGGTGGCCAGAAGGACCGGCGGCCTGGCCGACACCATAGTGGACTATGAACCGTCCTTCTCCGATTCCAACGGCTTCCTGTTCGACGGGTTCAATTCCCCGGAACTGGTATCGGCGGTTAAAAGGGCCTTGCAGGTTTACCGCAAAAAAGAAGAATGGTCTCTGCTGACCAGACAGGCCATGTCCGGGGACTTTTCCTGGGACCGGTCGGCCCTACGATATCAGGGACTTTATTACTCGATGCTGGAGGAGAAATAG
- the galT gene encoding galactose-1-phosphate uridylyltransferase, which produces MPELRKDPIIGRWVIISTERGKRPMDYEIPAPAVSHGSCPFCYGQEHLTTPEILAVRPPETAPNSPGWQLRVIANKYPALRVEGELEKSGEGLYDKMSGIGAHEIIVEMPEHNRFLSDLDIPHIQNILSAYVSRMQDLKRDTRLKYLMIFKNQGYRAGASLEHSHSQLIATPIIPKSINEELAGAQEYYNYKERCVFCDIVKQETEDRRRLVLENDRFISIAPFAARFPFECWLLPKKHESNFENSAPADLALLAAMLKETLLRIKASVSNPPYNLVLHTAPCQMSGLQHFHWHMEIMPRLTRVAGFERGTGFYINPTPPEEYAQFLREVEIA; this is translated from the coding sequence ATGCCAGAACTGCGCAAAGACCCCATTATCGGCCGCTGGGTGATAATCTCCACCGAGCGGGGCAAACGCCCTATGGACTATGAGATCCCCGCCCCGGCGGTAAGCCATGGCTCCTGCCCCTTTTGCTACGGACAGGAGCATCTGACCACGCCCGAGATCCTGGCAGTCAGGCCGCCGGAAACGGCCCCCAACTCCCCCGGCTGGCAGCTGCGGGTGATCGCCAACAAATACCCGGCCCTGAGGGTGGAAGGCGAGCTGGAGAAATCCGGCGAAGGGCTGTACGACAAGATGTCCGGCATCGGGGCCCACGAGATCATAGTGGAGATGCCGGAGCACAACCGGTTTTTATCCGACCTGGACATACCGCACATCCAGAACATTTTATCCGCCTATGTTTCCCGGATGCAGGATCTGAAGCGCGATACCCGGCTGAAATACCTGATGATCTTCAAGAACCAGGGTTACCGGGCCGGGGCCTCGCTGGAACACAGCCACAGCCAGCTGATAGCCACCCCCATCATTCCCAAGTCCATCAACGAGGAACTAGCCGGGGCCCAGGAATACTACAACTACAAGGAACGCTGTGTTTTCTGCGACATAGTCAAGCAGGAGACCGAAGACCGCCGCCGGCTGGTGCTGGAAAATGACCGGTTCATCTCCATCGCCCCATTTGCCGCCCGCTTCCCCTTTGAATGCTGGCTGCTGCCCAAGAAGCACGAATCCAATTTTGAGAACAGCGCCCCGGCCGACCTGGCCCTGCTGGCCGCCATGCTTAAGGAGACCCTGCTCCGGATCAAGGCCTCGGTCAGCAATCCTCCCTACAACCTGGTGCTGCACACCGCCCCCTGCCAGATGTCCGGGCTCCAGCATTTCCACTGGCACATGGAGATAATGCCCCGGCTGACCCGGGTGGCGGGATTTGAGCGGGGAACCGGATTTTACATCAACCCCACCCCGCCCGAGGAGTACGCTCAGTTTCTGCGGGAGGTGGAGATAGCTTGA
- a CDS encoding peptidylprolyl isomerase — MSPKKLLTMVLALSLLLTSSLALAAEKKKTASPEELMYKIAQLNLNHQQYAEAITSFTELLETYPKSKMVKDYAYYLGLAYERSGDYQKSAEVYQKVVTLYKDKPAQLAQADSLAMEGVGRCFNKNFKEYSVIINGQPITKLEFDAELEKVPAQYRAQFENETGKKQFLERLIQKKLLYDAAVKAGIGNDPAINQQLVDTRYDVMIRGFYNNEVILKSQPTEQEIKKNYETNKKTYQITETVKARNIIVNTKAEAEKVLKLAQMKKSFFDSLAMKYSVSDNSHKGGEMAQLNRGDNPDLDPVLFVKTPKGKISSITPISPKFAVVKRIKKEGSKLHLRWMVFNTEADANKALADLKANPDKFDSLAGKVSTDAATRDKAGDLGLVDKSQIDAKVFAAAGKLKDGAYTTAPVKYFTQYAIYKVEEKTPAGFKPFDQVKSQISGQLQRDQQKLNFDNLLNRLKAEASITYPEETPAAPVQPEQKEGGKK, encoded by the coding sequence ATGTCCCCGAAAAAACTATTGACCATGGTCCTGGCCTTGTCGCTACTGCTTACATCCTCTTTGGCCCTGGCCGCCGAAAAGAAAAAGACCGCCAGCCCCGAAGAGCTGATGTATAAGATAGCCCAGTTGAACCTGAACCACCAGCAATATGCCGAGGCCATCACATCATTTACCGAGCTGCTGGAGACATATCCCAAATCAAAAATGGTGAAGGATTACGCCTATTACCTGGGCCTGGCCTATGAACGCTCCGGCGATTACCAGAAATCCGCCGAAGTTTATCAGAAGGTGGTAACCCTGTACAAGGACAAGCCCGCCCAGCTGGCCCAGGCCGACAGCCTGGCCATGGAAGGCGTGGGACGCTGCTTCAACAAGAATTTCAAGGAATATTCGGTGATCATCAACGGCCAGCCCATCACCAAGCTGGAGTTTGACGCCGAGTTGGAGAAGGTTCCCGCCCAGTACCGGGCCCAGTTCGAAAACGAGACCGGCAAAAAGCAGTTTTTGGAAAGGCTGATCCAGAAAAAACTGTTATATGACGCAGCGGTCAAGGCCGGGATCGGCAACGATCCGGCCATAAACCAGCAGTTGGTGGACACCCGCTACGACGTAATGATCCGTGGATTTTACAACAATGAAGTGATCCTGAAGTCGCAGCCCACCGAGCAGGAGATCAAGAAGAACTACGAAACCAATAAGAAGACTTACCAGATCACGGAAACTGTCAAGGCCCGCAATATCATAGTGAACACCAAAGCCGAGGCCGAAAAGGTGCTGAAGCTGGCCCAGATGAAAAAATCTTTCTTTGACAGCCTGGCCATGAAATACTCGGTATCGGACAACTCCCACAAGGGCGGCGAGATGGCCCAGCTGAACCGGGGGGACAATCCCGACCTGGATCCGGTGCTTTTTGTCAAGACCCCCAAGGGCAAGATATCTTCGATCACCCCCATCTCCCCCAAATTCGCGGTGGTCAAGCGGATCAAGAAGGAAGGCTCCAAGCTTCACCTGCGCTGGATGGTATTCAACACCGAGGCCGATGCCAACAAAGCGCTGGCCGACCTTAAGGCCAACCCCGACAAGTTCGACAGCCTGGCCGGAAAAGTTTCTACCGACGCCGCTACCAGGGACAAAGCCGGCGATCTTGGTCTGGTGGACAAATCACAGATCGACGCCAAAGTATTTGCCGCGGCCGGCAAGCTCAAGGACGGCGCCTATACCACGGCTCCGGTCAAATATTTCACCCAGTATGCCATCTATAAGGTTGAAGAGAAGACCCCGGCCGGCTTCAAGCCGTTTGACCAGGTCAAGAGCCAGATCTCCGGGCAGCTGCAGCGGGACCAGCAGAAGTTGAACTTCGACAACCTGCTGAACCGCCTCAAGGCCGAGGCATCCATCACCTATCCCGAGGAAACCCCGGCCGCCCCCGTCCAGCCAGAACAAAAAGAAGGCGGTAAAAAGTAA